The genome window GACTTAACCGACGGCTTGGCTAAAGATCTGAAAGCGCTGCTCCCCGTCAATTCTCACGCCGCGCTGGATCTCGATAAAATCCCCATCGCCTTAGCCGCTAAAGCGCTTTCAAAGCAGTCAGGACGCTCAGCGATGGAGCATGCTTGCTGCGATGGCGAAGACTACGAATTACTGTTTACCATGAACCCGCAAGTCGATCGTCACAGTTTCGAAACCGATTGGGCAAAGCAATTCCCGGAAACTGAGTTAACTCATATCGGAGTCATTCGCCCTTCCTCGTCGATGGGGTCCTTAATTGACTCTCAAACCAACACAGCCTTGCCATGGACGCATGGATTTGAGCATTTGAAATCAGAATGAGCAGCGCAGACACAGATCTACTTCAACAATTACGCAAGGGTATCGTCACCACTTCAGCCGAAGAGACCGAACAAATCGCACGCGCCTTTGCCGCACTGGTTCCTGAAAACCATGTGCTCGCCCTGCATGGTGACCTTGGCGCCGGTAAAACTACATTCATCCGCGGATTAGCCCGCGCTTGGGAGATCGTAGAGCCAGTCACCAGTCCGACTTTCAACCTCTATACGCTCTACAAAGGCAGCCGCCAACTGGTGCACCTCGACGCGTATCGCCTCGGTTCAGGCTCCGATCTCGATGCGCTCATGATCGACGATTTCTTAGCGCCACCATGGTGCCTTGCAGTGGAGTGGCCCGAACGCATCGCTGACAGTTTACCCGATGATGCCTGGCACCTCCACCTTGATATCGACGTGAATACTGCACACCGCATACGCCTAGATTAATAAACCTTAAAAGAGTAGTTAGAAGTCAGGAGGAAGGAGTTAGAAGCTGAGCATCAGTGTTTTATGGCGTCTTAGACGCTCGCCAAATGGCTTCG of Lentimonas sp. CC4 contains these proteins:
- the tsaE gene encoding tRNA (adenosine(37)-N6)-threonylcarbamoyltransferase complex ATPase subunit type 1 TsaE, with product MSSADTDLLQQLRKGIVTTSAEETEQIARAFAALVPENHVLALHGDLGAGKTTFIRGLARAWEIVEPVTSPTFNLYTLYKGSRQLVHLDAYRLGSGSDLDALMIDDFLAPPWCLAVEWPERIADSLPDDAWHLHLDIDVNTAHRIRLD